Proteins encoded in a region of the Melospiza georgiana isolate bMelGeo1 chromosome 2, bMelGeo1.pri, whole genome shotgun sequence genome:
- the LOC131080568 gene encoding taste receptor type 2 member 40-like produces MTTSFALLCLSIAIIECMAGILGNGIILAASSSSCIGSKTWPPYDMIVISLSSSRFIVQSWNTLNFLMTIFYKPFIYTENVYIASQTIFTFLNYSSLWFGAWLSVFYCIKVASFTQSFFIWLKLRIARLVPWMLLTSWLCSFTAAIPFTWHVYSVHENSTAPSSMTNSSAWTTTKNDRLTLLIYLWNASTPLPLILSVVSSVLLIWSLWIHTRHMQNNASGFRDPSLEAHMKAIKSVCSFLVLYITYFICLLLLYSRVFSLLSDEECMCIVILAACPTGHTMVLIWSNPKFRELPARIWDHINCPVRSISI; encoded by the coding sequence ATGACGACATCTTTTGCTCTCCTTTGTCTATCAATTGCTATAATTGAATGCATGGCAGGAATTCTGGGAAATGGAATTATCTTGGCTGCCAGTTCATCGAGCTGCATTGGGAGCAAAACATGGCCCCCATATGATATGATCGTGATCTCGCTGAGTTCATCTAGATTCATTGTGCAGTCATGGAATACACTGAATTTCCTAATGACTATATTTTACAAACCCTTCATTTATACCGAAAACGTGTACATAGCTTCCCAGACAATTTTTACCTTTCTGAACTACTCCAGCCTCTGGTTTGGAGCCTGGCTTAGTGTCTTCTATTGCATCAAGGTTGCCAGTTTTACACAGTCTTTCTTCATCTGGCTGAAGCTGAGAATTGCCAGGCTGGTGCCCTGGATGCTGCTCACATCATGGCTCTGCTCCTTCACAGCTGCAATTCCCTTCACCTGGCATGTCTACAGTGTGCATGAGAACAGCACTGCTCCTTCATCCATGACAAACTCTTCAGCATGGACAACCACAAAGAATGACAGACTGACTTTATTGATTTATCTCTGGAATGCAAGTACACCTTTGCCTTTAATACTGTCTGTTGTTTCAAGTGTACTGCTGATTTGGTCTCTGTGGATCCACACCAGACACATGCAAAATAATGCAAGTGGCTTCAGGGATCCCAGCTTGGAGGCCCATATGAAAGCCATCAAGTCCGTCTGCTCCTTCCTTGTCCTTTACATtacatattttatttgcttGCTTCTCCTCTACTCCAGAGTTTTTTCACTTCTAAGTGATGAGGAATGCATGTGTATAGTTATATTGGCTGCCTGTCCTACAGGACACACAATGGTTTTAATTTGGAGCAATCCCAAATTTCGAGAGCTGCCAGCTAGGATTTGGGACCACATTAACTGTCCTGTCAGGTCTATATCCATATAA